Proteins encoded together in one bacterium window:
- a CDS encoding WD40 repeat domain-containing protein — MKKIMKKIILFLIPYLFYSNTAHSITDFANEDARLIIGNLSGVQSSQLKIVTPANITGWTQDSIVKSFVSNAASWTETYTAGVVIGSGRKSAPSNMVYNNSNAIVLFTSPASIALNRANSNVLANLPNNSSAIATLARLELNNSNDLVTLPGLIKTMSNAILNFTTQTKNQSNSIITLYRKVRANSQAARVLSTRVKGNSNALVSTILPLVRFNSNALISNFSASLYSTNSNAANFLKSNFPVQLLSTHSHFGATTTISNLNLYQKGIDVSAGKTLTLNTPLPINGNIGLNDSGILSLAGDLYLGSTAYLTSDGSISGNGYSLIMTNSLTLPSSSTWQIISNLLINGNGSTLFFGANAQITLASNVSLTLKNMYIQTSPNSPNIPILKCLDQKGIITLDNVTLELANDFPFRTGRLFFTNDVRFTGTSRFIYQSWMQSYVTPQSLLTFDPGTTLYYYPSSTNKDLLQLVDKSAGIYLKGSGTTLQTTNTGFRLTKGRLWMDNKITLTTQASTALDLVTQVTAINYGSAVNSVAWSPNRRYLAVGGSVPNGDNEVQVYSYNDTTLSLVASVDFGGDCLRVKWHPDGTYLAAVGGPSNNFKVYSFNGTTLTQVAATTDGTGNTQGLDWSYDGTYIAIGPVNATSTFEIRVYSFNGSSLTNIAGGSIDLGATAGTLASGVSWNPLGTILAIGANSTVTGGNEIRMYTWDGTTLTLKTSVDYGAANGINYIEFDPSGFNVAVGGQGPTNGNELQIYRFNGSTLLLVASVDYGTAVNEVHWDPSGRYLAVGGTAPTNGNELQFYRFDGASLSLITSQDYGTAINGLSWSADGATLAIGGQTTTTGHNEIETYSIAYRFDTLPQALTNGIIFGNSALGISSDLDVYFLAGARIELSGMFFYNDVN; from the coding sequence ATGAAAAAGATTATGAAAAAAATTATTCTTTTCTTAATTCCTTATCTTTTTTATTCAAACACGGCACACAGCATTACCGATTTTGCCAACGAAGATGCAAGGCTGATTATTGGTAATTTAAGCGGCGTTCAATCATCACAACTTAAAATTGTTACGCCTGCCAATATTACAGGCTGGACGCAAGATTCGATTGTCAAAAGTTTTGTCAGTAACGCAGCAAGCTGGACAGAAACCTACACTGCTGGCGTTGTTATTGGCTCTGGTCGCAAAAGTGCACCGTCAAACATGGTTTACAACAATAGTAACGCTATTGTTCTTTTTACAAGCCCAGCAAGTATCGCTTTAAATAGAGCCAACAGTAACGTCCTTGCCAATTTACCAAACAACAGCTCTGCCATCGCTACGCTTGCTCGCCTGGAACTCAACAACAGTAACGATCTGGTTACCTTACCTGGACTCATTAAAACAATGAGTAATGCCATTCTCAATTTTACTACTCAAACCAAAAATCAAAGTAACTCAATTATTACGCTTTATCGCAAAGTAAGAGCTAACAGCCAAGCCGCAAGAGTGCTCAGTACACGTGTTAAAGGCAATAGCAATGCGCTTGTCAGTACTATTCTTCCACTCGTGCGCTTCAATAGTAACGCGTTGATATCAAACTTCTCTGCCAGCCTTTATTCTACGAATAGTAATGCTGCCAATTTTCTGAAAAGCAATTTTCCAGTTCAACTTCTTTCAACACATTCACATTTTGGCGCAACCACAACCATCAGCAATTTAAATCTCTATCAAAAGGGAATAGACGTTTCTGCCGGCAAAACACTAACGCTCAACACACCATTGCCCATCAACGGCAATATTGGACTTAATGACTCTGGCATTCTTTCGCTTGCGGGCGATTTGTATCTGGGCAGCACTGCCTACCTCACCAGCGATGGCTCTATTTCAGGCAATGGTTACTCGCTGATCATGACCAACTCATTAACCCTTCCTTCAAGTAGCACCTGGCAAATTATCAGTAACCTCCTGATCAATGGCAACGGCAGTACTTTATTTTTTGGGGCCAATGCTCAAATCACTCTCGCCAGCAACGTAAGCCTCACACTGAAAAATATGTACATTCAAACAAGTCCCAACAGTCCTAATATTCCAATTTTGAAATGTTTAGATCAAAAAGGAATTATCACACTTGATAATGTAACACTCGAATTAGCTAACGATTTTCCATTCAGAACTGGTCGCTTATTTTTTACCAATGATGTCAGATTTACCGGTACTTCACGCTTTATTTATCAATCGTGGATGCAAAGTTATGTAACGCCACAATCGCTTTTAACATTCGATCCAGGTACCACCTTGTATTACTATCCAAGCTCAACCAATAAAGATTTACTCCAACTCGTTGATAAATCTGCAGGCATTTACTTAAAAGGCTCTGGTACAACGTTGCAAACAACGAATACCGGTTTCCGCTTAACTAAGGGCCGTTTATGGATGGACAATAAAATAACCTTGACCACTCAAGCATCAACAGCACTTGATCTGGTAACGCAAGTAACCGCCATTAATTATGGCTCTGCGGTCAACTCAGTTGCATGGTCACCAAATCGACGTTATTTAGCAGTTGGTGGCTCTGTCCCCAACGGCGACAATGAAGTACAAGTTTATAGCTACAATGATACAACATTATCATTGGTCGCTTCAGTCGATTTTGGCGGTGACTGTTTACGCGTAAAATGGCACCCAGATGGTACTTATTTAGCTGCGGTTGGTGGGCCTTCAAACAATTTCAAAGTTTATAGTTTTAATGGAACAACGTTAACGCAAGTTGCCGCAACAACGGATGGCACCGGCAACACACAAGGCTTAGATTGGTCTTATGACGGAACGTATATTGCAATTGGACCTGTCAACGCTACCAGTACTTTTGAAATTAGAGTGTATAGTTTCAATGGCTCTTCGCTTACCAACATTGCTGGCGGCAGTATCGATCTTGGTGCAACTGCAGGAACACTTGCCAGCGGCGTGTCGTGGAATCCTCTTGGAACAATACTGGCAATCGGCGCAAATTCTACCGTAACGGGTGGCAATGAAATTCGTATGTATACCTGGGATGGCACCACATTAACACTTAAAACAAGCGTAGATTATGGCGCCGCCAACGGCATAAATTATATTGAATTTGATCCAAGTGGTTTCAATGTTGCTGTTGGCGGGCAAGGACCGACCAATGGTAATGAGCTTCAAATTTATCGATTTAATGGTTCAACGCTTTTACTTGTTGCTAGTGTTGACTACGGTACTGCAGTAAACGAAGTTCATTGGGATCCTTCTGGTCGCTACTTGGCTGTTGGCGGAACAGCCCCAACAAACGGCAATGAATTACAATTTTATAGATTTGATGGCGCTAGTTTGTCACTCATTACCAGTCAAGATTATGGTACTGCTATTAACGGTCTTTCGTGGAGTGCCGATGGCGCAACGTTGGCAATTGGCGGACAAACTACTACGACAGGACACAACGAAATTGAAACCTATTCGATTGCTTATCGTTTTGATACGTTGCCTCAAGCTCTTACCAACGGTATTATTTTTGGTAATTCAGCATTAGGCATCAGTTCAGACCTTGATGTTTATTTCTTAGCAGGCGCACGTATAGAACTTAGCGGCATGTTTTTTTATAACGATGTAAATTAA
- a CDS encoding WD40 repeat domain-containing protein yields MKKIITLFLSSIFYFNTSLCIFDFANRDAHLAVNQAAHSLLRLGKVASITGWPQDSIVNDYGNNISTSWVESYTNNVVLGTGRRKAPSNMVYNNSNTVATKPNLATLIIQTSNALTPARLLSTKNNSNAINAFAVLRYIKNNSSAVIGLNKFIRTDSNTLFSLCQYTTIRNNSNVIVALGRLPKQNSNAITSPQVTSLIRGNSNLINIIGKTITGNSNAVNAINTAAILSLIINTSNAINASYPFNDSVQIIRTRSTFLANTTINQLISYQGGITINAGKTLTLNTPFPISGFISLNSTGKLSLGSDIYLSSNTYLSQGGDLSGNGYSLVLSNSIVLPGLSTLKITSNTTLDGRGNRIYLQPHAQIMVDSNVSLTIKNMTIQTTRNNPNIPIIKCLTQQGNVTLDNVTIQLADDFPFRVGRLFFNNDVTISGTSRFIYQSWMQSYVMPQSLLTFEPGTTLYYYPSSTNKDLIQLTNQSSGIYLLGSGTTLQTTLTGMRLTKGRLWLDNKVTLSTSAATALDLVTQVTAINYGSIANSVAWSPNRRYLAVGGSIPNGGNEVQIYRYNGTTLTLVTSLDFGGNCLRIKWSPDGRYLAAVGGPSNNFKVYSFNGTTLTQIAATTDGTGNMQGLDWSRDGTYIAIGPVNATSTFEIRVYSFNGSSLTNIAGGSIDLGATAGTLASGMSWNPLGTILAIGANSSVTGGNEIRLYTWNGTTLTLKTSVDYGAANGVNYIEFDPSGLNVAVGGQGPTNSNELQIYRFNGSTLLLVTSVDYGTAVNEVHWDPSGRYLAVGGTGPTNSNELQFYKFDGTSLSLITSNDYGTAINGLSWSADGATIAVGGQTATAGHNEIEVYNIAYRFDTSLQALTNGINFGNSALGSTFDLNVYVLAGARAELDGLLFYNNVN; encoded by the coding sequence ATGAAAAAAATTATTACTCTTTTTCTCAGTAGCATTTTTTATTTCAACACAAGTCTGTGTATTTTTGATTTTGCCAATCGCGATGCACATCTGGCCGTTAACCAAGCAGCACACAGTCTGCTACGATTAGGAAAAGTTGCCAGCATTACTGGCTGGCCACAAGATTCTATTGTTAATGATTATGGCAATAACATTTCAACCAGTTGGGTTGAAAGTTACACCAACAACGTCGTACTTGGGACCGGCAGACGTAAAGCCCCTTCCAACATGGTTTACAATAACAGTAATACCGTTGCTACCAAACCAAATCTAGCAACGCTCATCATTCAAACAAGTAATGCTTTAACCCCCGCACGCTTATTATCAACAAAAAACAACAGCAATGCCATTAACGCATTTGCAGTGCTACGATACATAAAAAACAATAGTAGCGCTGTCATTGGCCTTAATAAATTTATCAGAACAGACAGTAATACGTTATTTTCGCTCTGCCAATACACTACCATTAGAAATAACAGTAACGTCATTGTTGCTTTAGGAAGACTCCCTAAACAGAATAGTAATGCTATTACTTCGCCACAAGTAACGAGCCTCATCAGGGGTAATAGCAATCTTATAAACATTATTGGGAAAACTATCACTGGCAATAGCAACGCAGTGAATGCTATCAATACAGCAGCAATTTTATCGCTCATTATAAATACAAGTAATGCTATTAACGCCTCTTATCCTTTTAACGATTCCGTCCAAATCATTCGTACTCGCTCAACTTTTTTAGCAAACACCACCATCAATCAATTGATTTCTTATCAAGGCGGCATCACCATCAATGCTGGAAAAACCCTGACACTCAACACTCCATTTCCAATTAGCGGCTTTATCTCCCTCAACTCCACCGGAAAACTTTCTTTGGGAAGTGATATTTATTTAAGTTCAAATACGTACCTCTCGCAAGGTGGCGATTTGTCCGGCAATGGCTACTCTCTCGTTTTGAGTAATAGTATTGTTCTTCCAGGACTCAGCACACTCAAAATAACCAGCAATACAACCTTAGACGGCCGCGGCAATAGAATATATTTACAACCACACGCACAAATTATGGTTGATTCAAATGTAAGTCTTACCATTAAAAATATGACCATTCAAACAACGAGAAACAACCCAAATATTCCTATCATTAAGTGCCTCACTCAACAAGGCAACGTAACCCTTGATAATGTAACCATCCAATTAGCTGATGATTTTCCATTTAGAGTTGGACGTCTCTTTTTTAATAACGATGTCACTATTTCAGGAACTTCACGTTTTATTTATCAATCATGGATGCAAAGCTACGTTATGCCACAATCTCTTTTAACGTTTGAACCAGGCACCACACTTTATTACTATCCAAGCTCAACTAATAAAGATTTAATCCAATTAACCAATCAATCATCAGGCATTTATTTACTTGGTTCTGGCACAACGCTGCAAACAACACTCACCGGCATGCGCTTAACAAAAGGCCGTTTATGGCTTGATAACAAAGTTACGTTGAGTACAAGCGCTGCTACGGCACTTGATCTGGTAACGCAAGTAACAGCCATCAATTATGGCTCAATAGCTAACTCTGTTGCCTGGTCACCAAATCGACGTTATTTGGCAGTTGGCGGATCTATACCCAATGGCGGCAATGAAGTACAAATTTATCGCTACAACGGGACAACGTTGACTTTGGTTACTTCTCTTGATTTTGGTGGTAACTGTTTACGCATAAAATGGAGCCCTGATGGTCGTTATTTAGCTGCTGTTGGTGGTCCTTCAAACAATTTCAAGGTTTATAGTTTTAATGGAACAACGTTAACACAAATTGCAGCAACAACGGATGGCACCGGCAACATGCAGGGCTTAGATTGGTCTCGAGACGGAACGTATATTGCCATTGGGCCTGTCAACGCTACCAGTACTTTTGAAATTAGAGTGTATAGTTTCAATGGCTCTTCGCTTACCAACATTGCTGGCGGCAGTATCGATCTTGGTGCAACTGCAGGAACACTTGCCAGCGGCATGTCGTGGAATCCGCTTGGAACAATACTTGCTATTGGCGCAAATTCTTCCGTAACGGGTGGTAATGAAATTCGTCTGTATACTTGGAATGGCACCACGTTAACACTTAAAACAAGCGTAGATTATGGCGCTGCCAACGGCGTAAATTATATTGAATTTGATCCAAGTGGCCTCAATGTTGCTGTTGGCGGGCAAGGCCCAACCAATAGTAATGAGCTTCAAATTTATCGATTTAATGGCTCAACGCTTTTACTGGTTACCAGCGTTGATTATGGTACGGCAGTAAACGAAGTTCATTGGGATCCTTCTGGTCGCTACTTAGCTGTTGGCGGAACTGGTCCTACAAACAGCAATGAACTACAATTTTATAAGTTTGATGGCACTAGTTTATCATTAATTACCAGCAACGATTACGGCACTGCCATTAACGGCCTTTCATGGAGTGCTGATGGAGCAACCATTGCTGTTGGCGGGCAAACAGCCACGGCCGGTCACAATGAAATAGAAGTATATAACATTGCTTATCGTTTCGACACTTCACTACAAGCCCTAACTAACGGCATTAATTTTGGAAATTCAGCATTGGGCAGCACCTTTGATTTAAATGTCTATGTACTAGCTGGCGCTCGAGCAGAACTTGATGGTTTATTATTTTATAACAATGTGAATTAA
- a CDS encoding WD40 repeat domain-containing protein encodes MKRIIFTATLIVSFFSAHTNAANLDGTSTLVYQSTRYTPNKNDSVTGFVRINAGFTAPVGGAVIMDTITSVSGLIYGTEQNSTVTLNGNLKLSSQSSLSGVFDISGHGNVIFFDGNLTLPANKIMSFRTDTIIDGCGNTLTFTNYSQFLIDNSVTLTLRNMKIKTTHASLARPCIRCQSNTSRLALDNVTFALAENFDFRNGRLYFHNSVRFTGTSQFIYRSTQASYISSGALLTFDPNTTLYYYPSSTAQDLIRLVDQTSKLYLNNATLQTTHTGMLLSKGSLFLDNLVSFSTRANTKLLGITLNTSPASAAGFEQFHWRHDNQYMAAATGATAPQLRVYRWNGTTLTSIATVTATRFNTAQWSPSGRFLAVGGFSITSAQPQVQIFRFNGTTLTRVATFNYTAFSSSTRGVNSVAWHPSEQFLAAGGFPVSGSGDAVQVLKFNQGTSLTLVASDTFGGTPNTPGVQEVAWTSDGNYLLVVGTAGGASTTGIIMYSFDGSSLTTKDSVVLNNVLTGAIRPDDQFIAIGLSNASTVRAYSWNGSTLGTAITYAYGTTVNTLRWSSDGQYMAVGGTGPTNSNELQILSFNGATISLVASVNQGTTIPTVAWTLDDRYLASYAASVNYIYNTIYQFDYRPQAITNGLIFGNPSEGSESNLSTYLLSDARVEVAGALTLAS; translated from the coding sequence ATGAAAAGAATTATTTTTACGGCAACGCTCATCGTTAGTTTTTTTTCAGCACACACCAACGCCGCCAATCTTGATGGCACAAGTACCTTGGTTTATCAAAGCACTCGCTACACACCCAATAAAAACGATTCTGTTACCGGGTTTGTACGTATTAACGCCGGCTTTACCGCTCCAGTTGGCGGGGCGGTAATTATGGACACCATAACTTCTGTTTCTGGTCTCATTTACGGCACAGAACAAAACAGTACCGTAACACTCAATGGCAATTTAAAACTATCCTCGCAATCATCATTAAGCGGGGTATTCGATATTAGTGGACATGGCAACGTCATATTTTTTGATGGCAATTTAACATTACCGGCCAATAAAATTATGAGTTTTAGAACTGATACTATTATCGACGGGTGCGGTAACACCCTGACCTTTACCAATTATTCACAATTTTTAATCGACAACAGTGTAACGCTCACGCTACGCAATATGAAAATTAAAACAACGCACGCATCACTAGCACGCCCTTGCATTCGTTGTCAAAGTAACACCAGCCGCTTAGCTCTCGACAATGTTACTTTCGCATTGGCTGAAAATTTTGATTTTCGCAATGGACGCTTGTATTTCCACAATAGCGTGCGATTTACCGGCACTTCACAATTTATATATCGCTCAACACAAGCAAGCTACATATCCTCCGGTGCATTGTTAACGTTTGATCCAAATACCACGCTGTATTACTATCCAAGTTCAACAGCTCAAGATTTAATTCGATTGGTTGATCAAACTTCAAAACTTTATTTAAATAATGCCACCTTGCAAACAACACACACCGGCATGCTTTTGAGCAAAGGTAGTTTATTCCTTGACAATCTCGTTTCATTCAGCACGCGCGCCAACACCAAATTGTTAGGAATCACACTCAATACATCGCCAGCATCAGCAGCAGGATTCGAACAATTTCATTGGCGCCACGATAATCAATATATGGCCGCTGCAACAGGTGCCACCGCGCCACAACTTAGAGTCTACCGATGGAACGGCACCACCTTAACTTCCATAGCAACCGTTACCGCCACACGATTTAATACAGCCCAATGGAGCCCTTCTGGCAGATTTTTGGCAGTGGGTGGTTTTTCAATCACCAGCGCACAACCACAAGTACAAATTTTTAGATTTAATGGCACAACGCTCACGCGCGTTGCAACTTTTAACTACACCGCATTTAGCTCATCAACCAGAGGTGTTAATTCCGTTGCCTGGCACCCAAGTGAACAATTTTTAGCAGCTGGTGGTTTTCCTGTTTCAGGAAGCGGGGATGCGGTGCAGGTACTTAAATTCAATCAAGGAACATCACTCACGCTGGTAGCAAGCGACACGTTTGGCGGCACGCCAAACACTCCAGGCGTTCAAGAAGTTGCTTGGACTTCTGACGGCAACTACCTCCTCGTGGTAGGAACTGCTGGTGGCGCGAGCACGACTGGCATTATTATGTACAGTTTTGATGGATCATCACTTACAACCAAAGACTCCGTAGTTCTCAACAACGTACTTACCGGCGCCATCAGACCAGACGACCAATTCATAGCAATCGGCCTGAGCAACGCCAGTACCGTGAGGGCTTACTCATGGAACGGAAGCACGCTTGGCACCGCTATTACCTATGCCTACGGTACCACCGTCAACACGTTGCGATGGAGCTCTGACGGCCAATACATGGCTGTTGGCGGTACCGGCCCAACCAACAGCAACGAGCTACAGATTCTATCATTTAATGGCGCCACTATTTCACTTGTTGCCAGCGTAAACCAAGGGACCACCATACCAACCGTTGCGTGGACTCTTGATGACAGATATCTTGCATCTTACGCTGCAAGCGTTAACTACATTTACAACACCATTTACCAATTTGATTATCGTCCACAAGCAATAACCAACGGCCTTATTTTTGGCAACCCAAGCGAAGGAAGCGAATCAAATCTTTCTACCTATCTTTTAAGTGATGCACGCGTTGAAGTTGCAGGAGCTCTAACTTTAGCATCATAA